TCGCGCCATTCCGCGGACGTATCTTTGGCCGCGAGAATCCGGCGAATCGGCAAGTCGATGCGTCGCGCCGCCCATCGAGCGAGCACGATGGCGACCGCGGGCGCAGAAGCAGCCGCAGCAGCCCGTCGCGGCGGCGGTTCTGCGCTACGTCGCCGCGAGCGCGTCGTCCGGCAGGCTGAGGCTCGTCGATTTCGCGATCACGCAGACCTCGCCCGCCGTGTTGCGCAACACGCCTTCGAGGCGAACGACGTCGCCCTTCAGCTTCGCGCTCGGTTCGATCGCGACGATTCGCCATTCCATCGTCACCGTGTCGCCTGCCGCGACCGCCTTGCGGAACTTGAACTCGAATTCGAGCCCGAGCGCCGGGCGTCGCTCGCTGAGGAATGTCGCGACCATGCCCATCATCAATGCCGAATAGTGCGTACCGCTGACGATCAGTCCGCCGAACCGCGTCGGTTCGGCGAGCGCCTCGTCGTGATGCAGCGGATTCATGTCGCCGGCGAGCGTCGCAAATCGGCGAACGGAATCAATGTCGAACGTGACCATTTTCGAGATGGTTTCGCCAACACGGTAACTCGGATTCATAGGCGCGTGCTGAATAATTAGATAAGAAAGATGTCGATTGCGTTTTAAACGAGCATTGCGCGAATATCGAGATAAGGCCGCAATGCGGGAGATCGTCGCTATCTCAAAAAACGGGGCGGCGCGCAATGATCGAGACGTCCGCGATTGCGTCGGGGACGGTTGACGAATGGCGACGCCGCGTCGTCACGAGATGCTATCGTCCACCGACCGGACGGTCAATCGAGCGTGCTGTCCGGCTGCGCGGCACGCGCGTCATGCAGTCGACGTTCAATCGGTTCGACGGGCGTCGTGCGCCGCGCGCATGCGGCAAACGCCCGTCCGCCGGGCGTCGTGCGCCATTTTCCGCCGAGTCTGGCACGTTCGGCGAACGTGCAGCGATCGTGGCAGGCGAAAACGTTTGCGTCCCGCCAACTTCCGGTGCTGCCGGTGCAATTGATAAATCTCTCTGTGGCGGGCAGATAACACACTGCACGGACGCAATTGCGCGCGGCGCGTATCCGGCGCATTGTGATCGCAGTATCAACCGGATCGCGTCGACGCGCGTTTTTACCTGATCGATCGGAGATTCGATCGCGAAACGAAGTGAAATGCTCGCCGATTATCGAGCGAAATCGGCGAACAGACTTAATTTCATTT
This genomic stretch from Burkholderia oklahomensis C6786 harbors:
- a CDS encoding MaoC family dehydratase, which translates into the protein MVTFDIDSVRRFATLAGDMNPLHHDEALAEPTRFGGLIVSGTHYSALMMGMVATFLSERRPALGLEFEFKFRKAVAAGDTVTMEWRIVAIEPSAKLKGDVVRLEGVLRNTAGEVCVIAKSTSLSLPDDALAAT